The window atggaaagaaagaaaaagaaggaaaagcagTGCATCCCATCTGCCTCAGAAGGCAGACATTCCCCAATGTATGCCGAAGAGATTGAAGATTGAAGCTGAGTGGAAGATATTCTTTCACAATTGATTTATGCCTATGGTCCACTTCCAAATGCCCAGATCTGTTGGTATTTGGGGTGTATTTAATGGAAAAGGGTTCCAAAAAAAGGTAAAAAGATAACAATCAGCTTGATGCAGAATGATCAAAGGATTATATACTTCTCTGTAAATATTCTCTGCTGCTGTTGTTCTGCACCGGCGAAGAACTCCTCCATCTCATGTGTTGTTGGAATGTTTCTATGTATCTGTATTCTCCTGTTTGTTGCAGTTGAGTTTGTAGGTCTGGTTGTAGAACCAGGGGTACCTAGGTTCTCTGAGTCCCTAATCAGGCTGGAAGGTGTGGTTTCCCTGATGTTCCTGTAACAAAGCAAACAATTTACAAATAAGAATACAAATATCCCCAGCACTATTTTAActtccttttgaaaaaaaaaaaaacttttaaaaatatcTGTGGGAAGCTATAAACATCTTACAACTGATATAAATCTATTTCAACACAAAATATCGAAGGAACTTTTGACTGTAGCATAGTGTTCAAGAGGAACCCAAGTATCAAAAGCAACAAAATTTCAGTAATATGCTAAAACACTGCACATATGACACTCGAACGGGATTCAATACCCATTACCATGATAATATGAAAGAAAATGTGGAAAATGCAAATCTTTCTCAAGGACACCAACCAATACCCATGCATGAGCTTGGTTTCAGCTAATGAGTATGACTCAGAAACCGGTCAACCTATATACGTTTGCAGAGAAAAATTAAGAAAACTTCAGATGGGAATACAATCCTACTTCAGAAATCTCCATAACCAATGAAAGCAACAGAAAGAACCATCCTTCCATAAAACGCAATCGTAACATGTGGTTCAAAtgcaaatgaaaaaaaataaggtCCCATGCAAATCTAGGGCCCAGTTTGGTTGCCCCCTTAAAATGGTTAAAGccggttttttattattattatattaaatatatattttttttaatgcacccTAAAATTGTTAAAATTGATTTTTCTGGAGAATTTCACAACAGGGCATTGACGCCGTAATAAGGCTGTAAGCATATGTCAGGTTCCCTCTGAATGGCTCTTGAACAATGTATAGTGGACAGCTAATTATGCCCACTTAAATTGTATACAGAACCGATTTGATAGGCGCTGTATTGTCCTGGTTGATCTccataatggatggtttggatgccatGAATTGGCATGGGTTGTTTTTTTCTGAACATCTCCATTTTTTAGGGAAAGTAAGGGGCAGGCTAGTTTTCCTGCAAATCCTCAGGATAAAAAATTATCGCAGGAAATAAAATTACCAGAAAAACGGGCATCACCCAAGCAGGCCCTAATGTGCTGAGCCAGTTGGGAATAGTAAAATATAGTATGATCCCACTATTATGTCAAGCAGCATCCTAGCATATTACTCCAATATGATTAGGTTTTGCTTGAATACCACTATTAAGAACTCACTCCTACAACAGGATCTAAAAGGTTGTAAATGCATAGTTTCAGTTCAAGCAAAGATCATACTAGCAGGAAATAGCTTTAACCATTTTCTGTTTTACAGTtctgttaaaaaagaaaaaagaacataaTAAGCTCATACTTCAAGTGATGGCCAACAACATAGACTCAAAatcacttcttttttctttctttctttttttttttaatgtgcagAAACTACATTTCCATAATGATCTAAGCTGCATTTACATAATTGCATGGCAATAACAAGCTGTAGAAATCGGTTCTTTTATAATTGATTAATTTTCAAATTCAATCAACGGAGTTCAAGCAAAGCTAAAAGAGAAAAACTACAGATACATATAGAAGATCCATCAACTGCAAGAAAAGGATCAAAAAGGAAATTTATTCCTAATGTATTAGACCAGCTCCAAAAGGAACCCCcccaataaataaaaaagaaaaagcctTCTATGTAAGGATCACATTGAAGAAAGGAAGGGCATTAAATCCAAGTAATGCCACACATAGAAAACCACTTACATGCAATAAATAACCCTCATAGAAGGAGATTATTGCAGTAGTACCCATGTTCCAGAAACAGAACAGCTTCACCATCTATAAGAACAGAGGTTTTTAAACCCACAACACGTGAACCCCTACCACCCACATGCAAGCACACttgccaacatggcacacgtgtgcGAGACCAGAGCTttccatcagatggaccacacttttTGGATCTTCTGGCCTAAAAGTTCTTTCACTCCTCAAATAGGCCAAAGTGTACACAACAAATGGTCATCTACCAAAATGCCTTAAGACTTTTGAGGCAGAAGACCCAACTATTGCGCCACACACGCGCACCATATTGGCACGTGCACTCGGCATGTGGATGGTCAGGGTTCCAAAACCGTGTGGGATTAGCAAACCCAATTAAAATAAACCTCTTTAACACGTGTAACACCCAAATGAAAGCAATCACAACAGGACCCATGTTCCAGAAATGATGCAGAAATATCAaacaagattaaaaaaaaaaaaaaaaaacatacaaagAAAGCTATTTTCACAgcaaccaagtttcagcagcacaTACAAAGAAAGCTATTTCTGCAGTCCCCAGGTTTCAGCAATACATACAACCAACACTATAAGACATGAATAAGCTCTAAGGAAGAGATTTCTGCAGTACCCAATTTCCCAAAAAAACAGACAACTAAAAGAGGATTGGAAACAAAACACTTTAGGTCATGACTCATCTGCAATGAAAATGATATATGCATGCTTCAAGGCCCAAAACACCAGCAAGAATCACAAGAACACAGCATGAAAAGAAGGGAAACAGAAAAACTACTTCCAGACATAAATAGAGAACCTCAGATGAACAGTTTTTGCAGTCCGCAAGTTGCGAAAAACAACACAAAAAACAAAACACGAGTTTCCAACATCAGAAGCCAAGAAGCAGCAGGAAAAAAGAAACAGTAAAAACTGCAAGAAAAAAACATTTAAATTGAAAaggccaaaaataaaaacaagaggGAAAAACAACTTTCAATCATGAAAGACCCTGTCTCAAAACCCTCACATTAACAAGagcacccccccaccccccccaaaaaaaaaaaaaaaaatcaacaataatCAAgggaaaaatattgaaaaaataaaataaagaaatttaaCAGTACatcagggattttttttttttttttataaaaaaaaactccatCAAACATggaaggaattaaaataaaaaaattttaaaaaaatataaaaatataaaaatataaaaaaaccaataaagaaaagaggtTCATGCAATAATACCCAATTTCCAAAAGCTCAACATAagcagaaagaaaaaagaaaactcagTTTTTTATGTATCCAAAGAACCCAAAGAAAATGGATTTCAACACCAcctatttccaaaaaaaataaaattgagggaAGATCACAATCCAAAATCACAAAACCTATTCCAAAAATGCAAAAACCCCAAAACCAAGTGTCTTCTGAAACATCCGTCAGATAAAAACTAACcgaaacaaagaagaagaagaagaagaagaagaagaagaagaaacccatTTCCATGCACACCCAAACCCCATAAAACAGATAGTTTTCAACAAAAATCAATTTCCAGAaacaatccaaaaaaataaaataaaatagccagCATtcctttaaatttaaaaaaaaaaaaagaagaaaaaagccaGAAATCAGCTTCGAAACGACCCAAAAATATCTTAAATCCCAACAcagagaaaataaaaaggaaaagaaatccCACCTTTCTCTTCCATCAATCTCCAAAATATTCTCTCCAAACGACGCCTCGATGCCAACCTCAATGTTCTCAGGTGGTCCGTCTgtctcagcagcagcagcagcggcggCAGCCTCTTCGTTCTTCTTCAAACAGCCTAGCGAGACCGACCCGACAGAGCCGGAATTTGTTGAATCCGAAAGCAGCCTATGAACAGTGCTGGGGTTTTCTTTGCAGATTtctttggttttcttggattcgGAGGCGGCAACAAGTGGGGGTTTTTCAAGCCTGCGGCTGCGGAGCTGGAGGTAGGAAGAAGAGGTGGTAGTCTTTTGGAGCCTCTGGAGGGCTAGGGTTTTGGCTCTGGTTCGGACGCCTAGTGAGGCCTGAGAGAGCTCCATGACTGCAACCTCGCCCGTTATCTTCGCCTTTCTCATGTATTTTCCCATGGCTTCTGCTACTGGGGTTTCatgaaagcgagagagagagagagagagagagagagagagaaataagttCAAAATGATCCAAGATGCAGAAGAAAATAGAGAaggccacagagagagagagactgaagTAAGTTCAAATGACccacaaaagagaagaaaatacagaggaagagagagagagggggcgcAGCTTGGGGAGGGAGGGAAAGGGTTCTATTTGTTGCGATATATGATTGTAAGGTTGGTTGTACTttcaatttatcaagatattttgAAGAGACATTGGAGGTCCCCAAAAATGAATAATTATAAAACGACTTCTCGAACTAATGTTTGTGAAAATCATTTAGTTAGTATTACTTTAAATTAGTACATTTCATTTTTAGGGCCAATCTGATTTTCCAATCGACTATGAAATGCagtattattattttcaaattttttgtttaaattaaatttataGTTCATAAATCAAAAAGGTCAAATACACTGgtaaaaaatattatatttttacggTATACAACTATCATTTCACGGTACTTTTAAGGTAAAACAAACAATGTGGTAAAATCATTATTGTAGTATCCTGTAAGTGATGTCATTACACCATTATATGATTAAATAATCCTTACCCATTTACTATCATTTACTATTCTAGTTGGAAAACTAAACATTTGTTTTATTTGGACCAATAATTTAATGTGGAGACATAAATAATTAAAGTCATTACCATTTTGCAATTTTGCACGCCTTCGAATCCTAATTCGGAGGGCACATTAGCTTGTAAGCAAAAATCTCATATCGCGTGAGGCCTTGCTtttgaatgaagaaaatgagagagtgcATTTGGTAAATCGAAAGGATTACCAAATTTATGACgcattgaatttaaatttggcaAATTATAAGGTCATTTATTTGAAAATCAAATTATAAATCTACCAATTGGAGTATTTATAACAATGGTAGGACATGATTTACTGTAAAGCACTACTTTTGTGTTTATAAAAGATTTTTTCATTTTGAGGATTTGCTAGTCtttagatttatttttggaaGGTTTTAATTTGCTCGAAATTTATGGATTTGAAAAATTAACAAATCATACTAAATACAAGTAAGGAATATTTAAAATCTAACAAATCCCTACCCAAAAGCCTTCACCTTAAACAACCCAAGAACTTC is drawn from Magnolia sinica isolate HGM2019 chromosome 5, MsV1, whole genome shotgun sequence and contains these coding sequences:
- the LOC131245808 gene encoding cyclin-dependent kinase inhibitor 5-like; its protein translation is MGKYMRKAKITGEVAVMELSQASLGVRTRAKTLALQRLQKTTTSSSYLQLRSRRLEKPPLVAASESKKTKEICKENPSTVHRLLSDSTNSGSVGSVSLGCLKKNEEAAAAAAAAETDGPPENIEVGIEASFGENILEIDGRERNIRETTPSSLIRDSENLGTPGSTTRPTNSTATNRRIQIHRNIPTTHEMEEFFAGAEQQQQRIFTEKYNYDPVNDLPLPGRYEWVTLDQ